AGAAGCAATGTTCATGCAGCAAATCACAACCACAGCTTCTGGAGAGGTCTCCACCATGCTAATGAGAGACACAGCTTCTGGAGCTCTGTCCGTCCGGCAGATGACAGACATCGCCTCTGTGGGGATGTCCACACCACTAATGCGAGCCCCAGCCTCTGGAGACATGTCCATACCACAGATGACAACTGCAGCTTCTGGAACGATGTCCATGCCTCTAAtgggagccccaggccctggaggaATACCCACAGCATTAATGAGAGCCACAGCCTCTGGAAAGATGCCTAGTCAGCCAATGAGCACCCACGACTCTGGAGGGATGTCCATGTCGTTCATGAGATCCATGACCTCTGGAGGGATGTCCTCACTACAGATGCAAACACCAGTTTCTGACATGATGTCTACACCAAAAATGAGAGTCCCAGCCTCTGGGATGATGTCCATACCACTAATGAGAGCCCCAGACCCTGGAGAGATGTCTGCACTGCTCACAAGAGCTTTGTCCTCTGGAGAGATGTCCCCACCACTAATGAGACCCCCGGTGTCTGGAGAGAGATCCACATCTCGGAGAGTCCCAGCTTATGGAGCAATGTCTATTCCACCAATGATGGCTCCAGCCCCTGGGATGATGCCCATGCCACAAATGAGGACTGCAGTCCCCAGAGCAGTGTCCACACCGCTAATGAGATCCACAGCCTCTGAAGTGATGCCCATGCCTCAAATGACAGCCACAGCCTCAGGAGGGGTAGCCCTGCCACTAATGAGGACCCCAGCCTCTGGAGCAACGTCCATGCCACAGATGATGCCTGCAGCTTCTGGAGAGATGTGCATGCTATCAATGCGAGCTCCAACCTCTGGAGTAATGTCCCCCCCACTAGTAAGAGCCCCTGTCTCTGGAATCATGACCACACCACTAAGGAGACCTTCAGCCTCTGAAGCTGTGTGTGCAGAGATATGGAGAGGTCCAGCCTCTGGAAATATGTCCCCTGCACAAATGAAAGCCATGGCCTCTGGAGAGATGTCTAAGCCATTAATGAGAGCCACAGCCCCTGGAACGATGCCCATGCCATTGATGTCAGCCGTGGCTTCTGGAGACATGTCTGTGCCACTAATGAAAAGCATGGCCTCTGGGGCAGTGTTCGCACTGCAAACAAGAGTCACAAATTCTGGATCCATGTCCTTGCCACAAACAACACACACAACTTCCGGAAGGATGCCTGCACCACCAATGACAGCCTCAGCTTCTGGAATGATGTCCATGCCACTTGTGAGAGCCACAGCCCCTGGGGGGATTTCCGTGCCACAGATGAGGAGCCCGGTCCCAGGAGCCATGTCCACACCACAGATGGCAGCCGCTGCCTCTGGAACGATGTCCATCCTGGAAATCAAAGCCACAGACTCTGGAGAAACATCTGCTTCTCATGTCACCATCACAGCGTCTGGATCAAAGTCCACACCACGCACAACTGCCCCAACCACCGAAACAATGAAGCCACCACCAGAGGAAGTCCCATCCTTTGGCATGCTGACCCCAGCACTCTGTTACCTCTTAGAAGAACAGGAAGCAGCCCGGGGTGCCTGCTCggtggaggaggagatggaggtcAATGAGGAGAAGCAAATGAAGGGCTTTTTGAACGACTCCGAGAAAATGGCATTTCTGGTGTCTCTGCATCTGGGGGCAGCGGAGAGGTGGTCCATCTTGCAGATGGAGGTAGGAAACCCCCTCTCCAATGAAAACAAATCCTTCCTGAACAGATCACAGGGCTTATATGACTCTCTCTCCGAGATAGACATCCTCAGTGCTGTTCTTTGCCACCCCAAGCAGGGCCAGAAGTCCGTCCGGCAGTACGCCACTGACTTCCTGCTGCTGGCCCGACATTTGTCTTGGTCTGATGCCATTCTACGGACCAGGTTTCTGGAAGGACTCTCGGAAGCTGTTACCACCAAAATGGGCCGGATCTTCCTGAAGGTGGCCGGCAGCCTAAAGGAGCTGATAGACAGGTCTCTCTACACTGAGTGCCAGCTGGCTGAAGAGAAGGATTCCCCGGGCAGCTCCAGCCAGGTTCTGCTGTCAGCCTGTAAACGGAATAATGAGGAGGCAATGGAGAATGAACTGAACTCTTATCAACAGACTGAGGAGGTAATGATGGGGAAATACATTCAAGGGGAGTGGTGGGGAGTGATGGGGAATGCTCCTTTGAATAGAATAAGGAAGAGATGAGGGGGAGATGTTGAGCTTCTAGCCCATAACCCCCAAGCTGGAGTTTCATCAGTGGCCTGGCTAGGCAGTTATTTGGGGGTGTATTAACCACTTTGAAGCAACTCCCCAGCTCCTGTTCGTGGGAGCCTGGAGTGGCTAAAGGTCTATGTCTTCTGATTGTGAGGGAACCAGTTGGGGCCCAACTCTCCAATTATCCTAAGGGAGGGATCATCTTTGGGGGGGCTGAGTCTTAACTACAGGCACATGTGTTGTGTACCCAGATCACTAGGGAAATTGGCTAGCCTAATCCTCGGTCACAGATTATGCGCTAACATGGTATATGGTCAAGCCAAGTTTCTTGAACTGCTAAGTTACTGACAATAACCATGCAGAACTCCCTTATCATAGTAAGTGTGGCTCTTACCTctgctggtttttgtttgtttgtttgtttgtttgtttgttttctcactcCCAGCACCAGCATGTTCCCAAACGCTGTTACTACCTGAAAGAGCATGGAGACCCTCAAGAGGGTCTGCATGACCACCTTCGACAGAGCACAGGCCATAACAAGGCCCCCACCAACAAGTAATGCTTTCTGGAATCTTCTCCTGTGATGTCTGACTCCGCTGCTAACTTGAGGACTGGCTCCTGGACCCATTCCATTCAATTACATCATAAATCTTGTGACCTTCCCCCTTCAACCTCCCCCTCCAGGcacatcccacccaccccccaactccCAGTTGTTTGACTTGTCCTTCTCTTTTACCCCACATGCCTATGACTTGCCCTGACAATCAGAAGTGAGGACTTCAAGAGTGTTTGGTGTGTGAGGTTCTGAACTCCTATTGCCATTGAGGCCAGCCCTAGTTCCTGGTCCAGGGAGCAGTCTAGGCAGGAGAAACCATATCCTACCTCAAAAACACCTTAGAGTGTCTTGCCACATGTCATCAGGCAAACGTGAGGAAGCCCTGGTCCCATTTCACCTGGCAGGGGAACCTATAAGGAGAGTGATGCCCACTCCTAAACCACCCTTTTCATATGCCCCAACTCATAGCACCCAAAATGGGTCTCTAGGGCCCTTGCCCTGTTAATAGTCTCCATCTTGAACCATTCATTTTGACCCACAATAGTAATCATAGTAATGGCTGACATTTACTGATTATGTATTATGTCACAGGTACTGGGCTAATTGACAAGCACCATCTCGCTACATTCTTATCATAACCCAATTTGTTCTTGTGTTGTCAATTTATGACTTCTTGATCTGTTGTCTATGgcccttgttttgtttctcagtGTCAAATTGCTAGCTCTGACTCTTGGTGGCCCCCTCAGTAATTAAGTGCCCCTGCTCCCCTTGGCTATTGTGCTTCGTGGCCAGCACTCTTGATAAAGGTCTTGTCTTTAAACAGGCATAGATAGTTAGAACTTACTATGCACAGTATTTGCCTTCAGGTGGTAGGATTGTGGGTGTTCTTACTTTCCTCTTTCTACTTCTCTGTACTTTCCAGATTCTCTGCAGTAAGCATGTATTACATTTGTATTCATAAAAGTCAATAAAGTTCATTTGTGAAAAACAGAATTAACTGTGGCTGACAGAATTTGATTCGTGGAGTCCTTCATTCAGTCAATATTGGTTGATCTAACATGTGTCAGCCACTGTTTTagggatagatagataaaaaccCTGATAGAATGAAAACTCCATTCCCGTTGAAGGGGTAATGAGTGAGAAAACACATATGTAAGATGGACTGAAATAATGGTAAAGGCTATGAAGACAAGAAGTCAGGATAGTGGGGAATCTGACACTAATAGggccaatttatttatttaataacagtCCATGTAATTGGGTTACTcatagatcttttaaaaacagtagGAGCGGCATGATAAGAAACATTATAGAAAGCTAACTTGACCACAGTTTGGAAGCAGGATAAGGGAAGGGGTCAGAGGGCAGTTGTGAGTCCCCTGATGTAAATAGTACAGGTAACTGTCTTGCCAGCTCACTCAGTCTAGGGCTGGGGCAGTGGGGATGGAAAGAGAAGACAGACACCAAATTCTCTCTGAGGACCCACATCTGCTGCTCCATTACCCTAAACATTGGGTCTgattccaggaagagaaaaatgattctcAGAAAAAACAAAGGTTGGCAGACAAATTAGTAGCCCCATGGTAATAAAGATAAGAATCTGGCTCTGCAGGCTGCCTGATGTATCAATCACCAGCAATGGtgcctctggaaaaaaaaggggggcaatAAATTGGGAAACCCAACTTTGAGGCGAGGAGGCAGTGGGCCTTGGGGGAACCAGCTTTAGCCTCTTCTCCGACCCTGTTGGCTCACAATGTCCCACTCCAGGCCAGAGTGGAGTTTGGATCTCCATTTTCAGCCAGGGTTGCTCAGCAAAGCACTGTCAAGCTTACtctctactgaaaaaaaaaatggatgtacTGAATCATGATTGGTGTCTGGAAAAtgtatttgggaaagaaaatgtcttaaaatggaaactttttaaaggaatttttattgatttttttagagaaggagagagaagggcaggtgaggcagagggagaaggagagaaagtatcttaatcaggctccacgcatagcacagggcctgatgtggggctcaattccacgaccctgagaccatgacctgagccaagatcaagaggaagatgcttaaccgactgagccacccagtgcccccaaaCTGATTTTCATTTAGCCACAATCTTAGAGAGCaatagcaattattttttaaagaaaatttcatcATTGAAGTATGATGAAGTATGAAGCtggcatacagtgttatatttgtgTTCAGATACACAACATAGTGGTTCAACTATCtgatatattactcagtgctcatcacaatgagCGGAGTCACTCTCTGTCATCATACAACATTATTACGATATTATTGCCTATAGTCCCTaggctgtacttttcatccctgtgacttatttattttctaactagaagtttgtacctatTAATCCCCtaactcttttccttctttttctccctatttttcttccctttgcttttgCCTCTCCTCTTTTTTAAGTTAATGTCCCTAGAGGTAAATGGAACAAATGAAGCCCAAGCAGACCCTGCCAGAACTTGATCCCTGCTTCTCTACTCACCCCAAAGGTTATATTTAGAAATGCTTCAAAGCCGCTCAGCATCTACAGAGTTGGACTATCCCATGCCCAAGTACTCGAGACAGTTTTGTCTGCTGTAAAATAGTGTTTCAATTTTCTCCAGGCCTCATTGGTCCCATAAGCAGTAAAAACTCAGATGGCACTGGCCCCTGTACCCACCTGTGTGTTCCACAACTTTAAGTCATTGAAGGTTTCCTCCAGGGATCTGTGGAAGACCCTGGCAGCTTCCTGTGTTCTGAGATAGTCTTCTCCTGTTGTGCTCTGGTTCCTACCCTGACTCATGGCTGTCTGCTACCGACATTGCCACCTGTGGATAGCTCCTCTGTCCCAGCTGCTGGTAGGTGCCTCTGCCTGTGGGAGCACAGAGGCCCCTGCTGGGGTAGGACATGAAATGGTGCTGCACTCCCTTCAGGCAGCTTTGGCTGAAGTCACTGGTGGTtcacaggggtggggggtggggtgtggtggTGACGGTGGTAGTGGTGGCAATTCTCCTCCCCCTTCTGTGCCACACTGCCACTTTGTCACCCGGACACCAAAACATTGCTTTTGCCCTGTATCCCAATGAGGCCCATGGGGGAAGAGTGGCTTCAGCTGCTTCCTGTGACAACTTCTCCCAGCTACACACTACCCTGCCACCCATTGTCCCAGCTCAGTGTTGGAGTACAAAAGCCACCGAGTCCTCAAACCAGACCCAACCTCCAGCTCCCATTTCCACATCTCCATCCAACCTCCTTGAGGTACTGTTAAGTCCACAATCTCTTCAAAACCACTATCCTCCATGTGAATAGACACCAGGAACTCTCTCCACACACCCAGTCCTGGGGCCTCTCTTCCAGTCGGGGGGAGAGAAAATGTCACCCTGTCCTGTTCCTCTACCTTCCTGCCATTCTCTCATCCACCAGTTGGTCTCTGTCTTTGCTTCTCAAGGACCAAGAGTGTATAAAACCTCTTAAAGACCACTTTCTCCAAGCAAGTATAGACTTGGGCAGCCACTGAGTGTCCAATGCTTCAGTTTCTGGACATTCGAGTCTCACTTTGGGCTCAGGCAAGATGCCATTGCCCTGGACTAGTTTGGTCGGCTCAAATACAGGAGCTCTTCCTCTCAACCTCATTCTCCAACCATAATAATTACAGATAAAATAGCTTACCCTGCCTAAGAGCTATAGAGGGTTATTTTGTTATCCTTATGGATCATgggcttccttcc
The Vulpes vulpes isolate BD-2025 chromosome X, VulVul3, whole genome shotgun sequence genome window above contains:
- the RTL9 gene encoding retrotransposon Gag-like protein 9 translates to MADMSIPLHSLRFNNMLREENVEPQNRGAAFSGPVLETRAEVQILHSHVQPIISTSASDPGGMSAQLMTSPAFDAMSTPLMGAPNSGALSPPLMPASDSGALSPLLMPAPDAEALSPLLMPASDSGTLSPLLSTSDYGLMSPGLMTIPDFGTMSAALMAAAHPAEISPLAMPASSSGAMSAPMMSTPSSEAMSAPLMLAPDPGEVSSLQISDINPGVMSTQPMPAPGSEAMSPLQITDEDTEAMSKVLMTALASGEIPSLLMSGTDSEAISSLIMSALASETTSVQPTSTQDSGEMSTQLMSGPDSGGISSPLMSAPGSGAMSTPLLSVPDAGEASTVPKAAPDTETVSPLLITALTSGVMPTQLMSAQDSVVMPPQLTPNLESQIMSTSTMTAAASGGMSTAPVRVSDSGPMSISCMRALASGNVPTLLKTVPDSAALSTPPMMVTTSGAMSTEQMSTMASRVMSTQFTMARTSGAVSTGFMKATTTGAMSTPRMRSPASVMMSTPLRRVPASGAVSTHPITAQASETMSTPQLSAPASGAMSTLQMRAPVSGTMSMSQKRASASGVTAVPQMRASASGAVSTPRMTAKASRAMSTLLMRDTASGVMSLPQMRAMASGTLSKPLTTSKASEAMFMQQITTTASGEVSTMLMRDTASGALSVRQMTDIASVGMSTPLMRAPASGDMSIPQMTTAASGTMSMPLMGAPGPGGIPTALMRATASGKMPSQPMSTHDSGGMSMSFMRSMTSGGMSSLQMQTPVSDMMSTPKMRVPASGMMSIPLMRAPDPGEMSALLTRALSSGEMSPPLMRPPVSGERSTSRRVPAYGAMSIPPMMAPAPGMMPMPQMRTAVPRAVSTPLMRSTASEVMPMPQMTATASGGVALPLMRTPASGATSMPQMMPAASGEMCMLSMRAPTSGVMSPPLVRAPVSGIMTTPLRRPSASEAVCAEIWRGPASGNMSPAQMKAMASGEMSKPLMRATAPGTMPMPLMSAVASGDMSVPLMKSMASGAVFALQTRVTNSGSMSLPQTTHTTSGRMPAPPMTASASGMMSMPLVRATAPGGISVPQMRSPVPGAMSTPQMAAAASGTMSILEIKATDSGETSASHVTITASGSKSTPRTTAPTTETMKPPPEEVPSFGMLTPALCYLLEEQEAARGACSVEEEMEVNEEKQMKGFLNDSEKMAFLVSLHLGAAERWSILQMEVGNPLSNENKSFLNRSQGLYDSLSEIDILSAVLCHPKQGQKSVRQYATDFLLLARHLSWSDAILRTRFLEGLSEAVTTKMGRIFLKVAGSLKELIDRSLYTECQLAEEKDSPGSSSQVLLSACKRNNEEAMENELNSYQQTEEHQHVPKRCYYLKEHGDPQEGLHDHLRQSTGHNKAPTNK